From the Lolium rigidum isolate FL_2022 chromosome 2, APGP_CSIRO_Lrig_0.1, whole genome shotgun sequence genome, one window contains:
- the LOC124692439 gene encoding uncharacterized protein LOC124692439 → MHKWSSTRPHALSAHLILNSRKWKQVEHHSFNKIPQASDGSGKIFKMVYQVLKSQVPLVRYILFMLLIFLLRIRRLLLIMILLSELNWFSQNIQRGSTKEQIIRIVDLI, encoded by the exons ATGCATAAGTGGAGCTCGACAAGGCCTCACGCGCTCTCG GCTCATCTCATCCTCAACTCTCG CAAGTGGAAGCAAGTTGAGCATCATTCCTTCAACAAAATTCCACAAGCATCTGATGGTTCTGGTAAAAtattcaag ATGGTGTATCAAGTTTTAAAAAGTCAGGTTCCCCTGGTTAGGTATATATTGTTCATGTTATTAATTTTTCTTTTAAGGATCAGAAGATTACTCTTGATTATGATTTTGTTATCTGAGCTTAACTGGTTCAGCCAGAACATACAAAGAGGGAGTACTAAAGAACAGATTATCAGAATAGTGGATTTGATATAA